The sequence CTATAACTTATTTGCTATAAATATGGGTGTAAACTACCATATTTATCACCCCATCATTTTGAACAAAATTATGTTTTGCtctctacttctatcttctttAATATTTGTAGTCTATTGTCAAGAACCAAGCCatcaaaggtagttataaactcctaaattataacacgttatcagcacgaagtgctccgtataatcaaggtttatctaagcaagcacaagtcactaatcaaggtaagaaattctttaacgatatcttttattatttattagtaaggtaaatattattatcatcataagtagaattatatttctgtaatctaacttttattaacttcactaacatttatatttatgttatttaagttatatatggtcggttatactgccTGAATTATAACTCGTTATAAGCTCGTTAATTATCTAGACTAAATTTTGTTCGGCTCGTAAAACAAAGTTCGAGCTCGTTAAATAATTTGAAGAAGGGAACATGATGTTTGCTAAAGAAGATtactagtttaaaaaaaaaatagtagaTATAAATGGAATATTGAAATGGAACAAATTACCTTGTTAAAAGTCTGAAGATGCATATTAtcgtttgtacaaaaaaaaaaaagttaaactaTCAAATTTTAAAAGTTGAAGAAGTCAGTTCATCACCATGAATTTCTTTTACAATAGTTGTTAAAAATTCAAAATATGCACGATGAATGAAAAGAAAGATTAAATAAATCAGTTAATCACCATTATCAATCTTTTAAATGAATTTTTGTGGGAAGATAATACATCCAACACTTCAATAGATACAAGAAGGGAGGAGTAGAGAATAGTTGTAGCTATGAGATAATTTTTGGTTTATTGATGTAATTAAAATATGAAAACAAACTGAATCGTCAATTGAGAAAAGGGATACACAAGGATAACTATTGGGTTTGAGTTGTTAGACCAGTAAATAATTAAATTAGTTTGTCTAGATTTACACTCAATCGTCTATCGTCTTTTATCTCGATAATCACAAACACCATCAATTTATTGGGAGAGTAAATATTAATTTGTACACATAACTTTTAAATTTATTATGCTGCATATACTAAATatatatactaaatatatatatatatatatatatatatatatatatatatatatatatatatatatatatatatatatatatatatatatatatatatatatatctcagatCTTGAAAATAgccatttaaatataaatatagaaaaaAGACGATGTTCATATTGAATTATTGACTAGTGAGTTTGACATCAATAATTGAGAGGATATCAAACGAAAACACGTAAAAGAAGTGTATAATTAATTAAAGTAACTGGAAAAGAAGCGGTCAAAATCATGTCACAATTTGTTTTTGACTTTCGTATAATATTTAAGAGGGCTATCCAAATAAAAAAAAATCCCAAAATAAAATATTGATAAAACTTGAAACACATAAATCCATTTAACCATACATTtttcaacaataaaaaaaaaaacatataagcAAAGTATTTTTGCTTCGTGTGTGGTTGATCGATCCCTCTTCGCAGTAGCCTTTGTCCTCATAACATACTCCGTATCATTGATTAAAGTTAGACCCACAAGTCCTTGATTAATTCCACTCTCAATTTCTTTTGCATATAATATAGGGTAAAGTGTAAAGACATATGTATTGTAGATAATGGTAGCATACACATTATGATCAAATATAAGAAATAtttattgatttaaatcaaatgaaggaatatcatTTTATCGTTTGTTTTTGTTGCTTCTACTTTTGGTTCATGGTACACTTATGATAGCAAAATAAAAATATTGAAACTTGAGGTTCAAATTTGTTTCTTGATTCATATTATTGCTCTGTATTTTAGTTATCACTTCAAGTGGAGAGGTTGTCAACTTTTTTAAGTGGGGTAAGGAAAAAGAAATAAATCCATCTTTTGCAATTGAAATGCAACATAGTCAATCGataattttttaattattatttcgaTGATTTATAAATAATGGTGGGTCATAGATGATGCAAATAATATTGGATTGTATTAGTGCTTAAATGATAACAAgatttaatgatgatgatatggtaaaTGGTAACAAGAATGAGGATAGATCGATGGAAAATGATATTATGGATAATGAACGGAAAAGGggaaaaaattcatattaccaaatggtacgaattttctgataaaaaatgctttgttttctcccaaaatcaaagagaaatttgttaagtttcactgatatatatcataatggatatggtaaaaagcgcatatgataaaaagcgcaacaCATATaattaaaaagcgcatatgataaaaaagcgcatatgatgaaaagcgcagcgcatatgattaaaagcacagcgcatatgattaaaaacgcatatgatgaaaagtgcatatgatgaaaagcgcagcgcatatgattaaaagcacatatggtgaaaaggatatatgatgaaaagcgcatatggtgattaatgaaaaagcacatatggtgattaatgaaaagcacatatggtgattaatgaaaaaaatattgagaaagaatcaccaaagtttcttgaaagaattcaaggttatatatatggaccaattcatccatcatgtggaccattttgatatttcatggttctaatagacacatctagcggatggtctcatatttgtgtgttatcaagccgtaatatggcatttgcaaagtttcttgcacaaattattaaattgagagcacatttatcgattacaccattaaaagggtgagacttgataatgttggtgagtcaacatctcaagcattttatgattattatatgtctaaagggattgttattgaacatccagttgctcatgtgcataaaaAAAATTGGTATAGCTGAATCAATAATTAAAAGCATGCAactaatagctaaaccattaaaaaTGAGTACATAACTCTCGGAATTTATATgaggacatgcaaatttacatgctgcgactttatttcacattaaacaaagtgcgactcataaatattctcctctacaacttgatcttggccaagagccaaatatttcacaCCATTAagacatttgattgtgcagtgtatgttctagttgcacaaccacaacgctctaaaatgggtcctcaaaggaggatgagaatatatgttggatatgaaacatattcaattataagatatattgaacccatgacggtgatatttttacagcacattttgctgattgtcattataatgaaaaattgttccctatattagggggagaaatgaaaaataaagaaaaagatgtttcatgatgtgaacataaattaatgtatcttgatcatcgcacaaaagaattcgaaaagaaagttcaaaaataatacatatgcaagaacttgcaaataaattacccgatgtatttacagatacaaaaagtagtgactaaatcatatatactagtagtaaatgcttcagctagaattgaaattctaaaacctgacaataatgtcactcatgagtctttgccacgccagaaacgtgggagaccaattggttccaaagattaaaaaaaaattctcgaaaaagaaaatcagctgataatgaagtaaaagaaagtgttcaagaagaaccacaaatcaatactccttctgcagaggagattgatgatgtcaatacggaaattgcaatcaattatgcacattcaaaaaatattatggaaccgaaatgacatgaaaaatcttgatgagatattttcatataatgttgcatatgacatcatgaatgatcatgatgatccagaaccaaaatctgtcatgaaaaatagacatgattgggatcattggaaaagagcaatacgagctaaatttgaatcgctcaataaaagaaaagttttcggatcaatagttatcacttttaaagatgtgaaacgtatgggatacaaataaatttttatcagaaaaagaaatgagaaaaaatgaagttacatgataaagctagacttgtaactcaagatttctctcagaGACCATGAATGAATTATGaagaaaacttattctcctgttatggatgcaattgcttttagatacttaatcagcctaacagtttctaaaatttagaaatgcatctcatggatgttattactacttatttaaatgaatcacttgatagtgatatatacatgaatatccatgaaaggtttaaggtatcagaaacatctaatgtaaaacccaaagaaatgtattccattgaatcacaaagatttttatatgggttggtataatagtataactgattaagtgattacttgataagaaaaagggtatacaaataatcttatttgaacatgtgtttttattaaaaaaaatgttcggatatgtgatagtagttatttatgtcaattatcttaaataaagaaatctatgaattcattcaacttctaaagaaagagtttgaaatgaaaaatcttggaaAAGCCAAGTATTACGTTggtttgcaaattgagcatatgtctAATGACCTACTTGTAtatcaaacaacttatacagaaaagattttaaaacattttaatatggacaagacaaaatcattaagtactcatatggttgttagatcactaaaTATTGACACAGATCAATTTTGTCCCCGTGAAGATCTTCTTGGAttagaagttccatatcttagtaaAATTGGTGCTCTTatatatcttacaaattgtacaagaactGACATTTATTTTGCAGTTTATTTGTTGGCAATGTTCAGCTCACagccctaccaaaagacactggaatgggatcaaacacatatttcgataccttcgaggaactactgatttaggattattttattctaatgaatcaaaacaagatttggttggttatgcagatgcaggttatttatctgatccacataaagctaaatctcaaaatagatatgtattcctaaatggaggtactgcaatatcatgacgttctcaaaaacaaacacttgttgcaacatcattaaATCAtggcgaagtgattgcattacatgaagctactcgggaatgtttttggttgacatcaatgacacaactcattactgattcttgtggactagaatgcgataaaagtccaacaactatctatgaagataatgcggcttgcatagcacaaatgaaagaagggtatatcaaaagtgaccgaacaaaacacatacctcctagattcttctcatacattcaaaatctcattaaggacaaccagattgaaatgagatatataCAATCcaacaaaaactctgctgatcttttcaccaaagcacttccaactgctattttcagaacatacGTTCATAACAtttgcatgagacatgttcaaaagatgtaaccgcTGAAGCGatatctacttgagggggagtcaactctatactgcactctttttcccttgactaaagtttttatcccactgggtttttctttagcaaggtttttaatgaggcagtactagttgctctataatgaactaaaattgtcatccaagggggagtgttgtaaagtCAATTGTGGCTgacaatattatatattttattactgTATCACCTACCATGTACTATAACTTATTTGCTATAAATATGGGTGTAAACTACCATATTTATCACCCCATCATTTTGAACAAAATTATGTTTTGCtctctacttctatcttctttAATATTTGTAGTCTATTGTCAAGAACCAAGCCatcaaaggtagttataaactcctaaattataacattataattataataataataataataataataataataataataataatagtaataaataaataaaaatatataatattagaagTGGGGTTAATGTAGTGGGTGTGATGGATGTTAGTGAACGTGGTTGAAAGAAGTTGAGAGGTGGCTATAAAGTGGCACCAGTGTATAGTTGGGATAAGAGTTCTCTGAgtcaagtaaaaataaaataaaatacaaatgaaAACGTGATTAAATTACACATAAaccatacaaaatgagatatttcaCAAGATATATTTCTATATTTCAACATGTTTTCCACAACTGTTAATTCCGTTCCGGCGTTCCTTCCGAACTACTTCGCCGGACCTTCCGTTAAACCACCTTCCACTACCTCTTAATAATCAACAAAcgtaattataaatttaattattattacatgtattaaatttgataataatattcatatttatatttatttttttatgccGGAGTCCGTAACTTAGTTACTTTACTAGATCAGCAATATCAGTCAATCGGCGAGTTTAGTTATTCCGGCACCGTCAGATCTATTTCCGACGTACTATACTCTTCGGAACTTATTTCGAAGTTCCGTATTTATCGGGATCGCTCACTGCTCATTTCAGTCGTGTGGTGACTATACAAATGATGACGTCAGGTTAGATTTTGGTTTCCGTAATTTAGTTGGAGTTATTATTCATCGTAAGCTGTTGAATGCTGATTGTATTTATTGTATCTATAGGTTTTTTTGTATATCGTTGAGTTATTGATAATTACGTTTGTATTGCTAACTTATTGATGATTTTGTGAATTAAATCATTTAGTCTATTTAGGATTCAAGTTATTTTTTAATTAGGATACTTACTTATACTTATGAACAGTTAGTTTAATAATGTAATTATGGCATATTGACCTAATTTGAGGCTGGTGATTGTTCCTGTTGACCTCAGAAGATCTGTTGTAATTTTAGAGATATTAGCATCCGTGTTACTAGTATAGAAAGTAATAACTGTATTCGTAATATAGAGTACTACAGTATATAGTAGTAGTCATCAGTTTCTAATATGATAATAATCATGTGAACACCTAACAACATATATTTTTCTGTACTGATGGTGGTTAGTATTGTTTGTGTGAAAAATGATTGACATGCCCAAAATGTATACCTAACAAGGAGATTGAGACGCATGGAAAATCAAAGTTGAATATGAGGAAACAGAAAAGATATCTAAGTCACGTGTCAAGCATTGAATGTATTAAGCATGTGTTTCGTTACTCGAGTCTGAGGCCCTATATCTTGTTTTTTGTTGTTTTAATCCTCAGGGTATAACATCATGGATCTTGTTCGAGAAGCACAAGTTCGGTGGTTAAAGCCAGGGGAGGTACTCTGCATACTGCAGAATTATGAGGAAAACCAGCTTACCCATGAGCCTGCGCAAAAGCCACCCAGTAATGTTCTTCATTTTTTTCATTCTGTTAGGTTGTATGTCTCTAACAATAGTTTGCTGATGTATCTGTTATCTTTTTGATGAATTGCCACTGTAGGTGGCTCTATGTTTTTGTTTAACAAAAGAGTTCTTCGATTTTTCCGTAAGGACGGTCATAGTTGGAGGAGAAAAAAGGATGGAAGAACTGTTGGGGAAGCACATGAACGTCTTAAGGTTTTTCCAATCTCCCTATTGATGTGATTATATCCTTTTACATAGTAGTCAAATGTAGAAATGGTTGAGGTTAGGCTATCCTCCGACCTCCAATGTAAATAGTCTACAATTTTGTTGAATTTTTTTCCTGCGAAAAATATTTCCAGTAAGAATCTTGGTGCATTCAGGACTTGGTAAACTAGTTAATCTTCAAGTTTGCTTTGTCTAGCAGACACTGTTTGCTCAAGGGTTGGATCTTTCAGAAGAATATACCTTTATATAGCTTATCTACCCTTTTATACCTTTCATGGCTAATTTGAAAATGTCATGCTTCGAGTGCATGATGTTGTCCACATAATCTAAATACCTTCCGGTTCATTGTTTTGATATCATCTACCTATTGATGAAATGCTACATTCATGTGAACGATGAGAAAATTGATTGAAGCTTTAAAATACAGCGACTGGCTGATATGTATATATACTCATGTTTCTCGTATGTGAGTGCAGTTTCAGTTTTCTTTTATTCTAATTCAGTAACATCAATTTCGTGTAGGTTGGAAATGTTGAAGCTCTGAATTGTTATTATGCACATGGTGAGCTTAATCAAAACTTCCAGAGGCGTAGTTATTGGATGTTGGATCCGTGAGTATCTTTCATCTCTTTGTGGGTTAAATTATTTTCTGTAGACATACTTCTTCTGAAGTTATAGCTTACAACCTAGTTATATGAACTATTTGGTACGCAATGAGTCAATGTTCTATCTTAACTGAAGCTTATATCTAATTCTGAAATAAATTGTATTCTGATATACTTACAGTTCTTGATCTTGTGGTTACAGGGGAATGGATCACATTGTACTTGTTCATTACAGAGATATAACCATGGTAAGGCTTGCGATCTCGTATAAAATGGAGAAATTATAACTGTTTCCACTTGCATGTTGATGCACTTATGTTAAActgttgtttctttttttttttcacttATCCATTAGGGTTGCTCTGCACACAATACCTTGATGAATTTATACATGCCAATCTGAATACTTTTATAAAGTTATACATGCCAATCTGAATCTTTCCTAACCCTCTTTATAATGTAAACTATATATAAAAAAACTGTTTTACCATAATCACATACCTAGATGCTATATAGGAATGCACACACTCATATACATAACAGTTCGTGTAACTGATATTTGCAGAGTGGAAATAGTCCTGGATCCATTCCAACATTGTCTACAGGATCATCTACTCTTATTCAGGGTTCCAGCTCCTATGCTTCTCAGTTTACCCTATCTGCTGCTGCTTTCAGTCGGTTTCGTGAGCCTTACGACAGCACCTCTAGTCCCAGTTCTATAGAAGTTAGTTCTGATGTAATTACCAAGTCCAACGGAACAAGTCCCTTCAGCCATACAGAAGGAACAGAGGAAATTAGTGGGCCACCTAATTTTGAATTTGACCAGGCATTGCGTAGGATAGAGGAGCAGTTGAGTTTGGATGAGGACAATCTAAAAGAACTTGGTCTCTATAGTGTGAATGGGATTTCAAATGAATCAGAGTTTTCAGCTAACGAGCAAAATTACAGTGGATCTGGAGGGGTACAAGAGGATTTAAACAGTTATGCATCTGAGCAATATTCAGGTTTATTTCCTTTGTGTGGTGCTCATAGCCGTCACAGCATGTATATTTAccattttttgtgtgtgtgtgtgtcaatcTTGAAGCTAACTGACCAGCGTCTGTGTCTAAGGTCTTGAACTAATTTACAGTGGTTTTAAGTAGAGGGAAGGTTGAGTAAAGGGTCAAAATGGGTACATGGGTTGAAATAATATACAACACAACCCAATCTAAACCATCCATGAGTACATGGGTTAAAATTGCTGCCTCTAATTTTATGACATCTTCCATACAATAATCCTTTCCTGTTTCCATGTCTTTTATCATGGGCTTTCACAACTCTGTTACTAGTTTTTCTCCATTAATCTAAGCTGATTTATCGCCTTCATTTTTTGTGATAATAATGGATTTATGCAAACTAATTCTGCATAGAATGTTTAGGTGGGTACGTACATCAATACCAGCAACAATCGGGAAGTGAATTTTCTATCACAAGTCAACAAGATTCAGTTTGGAATGATGTGCTCGAACATAAAGTGAATGCAAGAAGTGATGGTTCACAAAAGAATATCGTGTACCCTTCAGACAGAAATGTAAGCTTATATTAATCAATCTTCTTTGAGGAGTATTTACTATCTTTGAACTTACATTCTATTGTGCCATGGccttaataatcattataatatcatgaCTTGCTACCTTGTTGCTAATGTTGTTCTAGACTCGCTTATTTAAAGtgttttaaattttattatttgagcaGGGAATCCTTCTACCTCAACAAAGAAATGATACAGTGAAAGAGCAAGAAAGATACAGTTTTGGATATACTGATGCGAATAATAACTGTAAGTTTAGTAATTTATCCTGTCTCTTGATTTCATTATTCTAAGTGTCATTTTCACCACAATGGATATTAAAACCTGTGACAATTCTGTTCGTTCACCAGCAGCATCTGTATTGCTGCCTCATGAAGTTGAAGATTTTAAATTTCCTGCATATACCCCTGCAAGAAATTTGTCTGAAAGTTACCCAGACTTTTATTCGACGTTGTTTGACCAAGGACAAAGCGGAATGCCTCTTGAATCAGATTCAAGGTTGACCATTGCAGAAGAACAGAAATTTACTATTCGTGAGATATCCCCTGAATGGGGCTATGCATCTGAACCAACAAAGGTATATTCATTGATATTATATAAATGTTTTCTCCCGAGTTATATGTGTTTGCTCCTTTTTGATGGTCGGCAAACCTAACCCATATAATATAAATTTAGGCATTATATAATGCTGTTTATAGATAGGTTGCGGTGAGTTAAACAAAATTAACTAACAGTTAACTtgaataaaatttaaaatcttaaATATAAGAATCAGATTGATGATGTCATCAAAATCCATTTAACCAATAGGAGTTTCTATCTAAAAAGAGGAGGTTTTCCTGTGATTATTTCTGACCCCTTCCCTTTTTAGGAATCAAGAATACAGAGGTAGTCGTATTTCTGACCCGTTCCCTGGTCACCCCAATATGGGTTTCTAGTGAGATTTGAACTCAATACCTCCCGTGGGGATATAAGGACGCAACTACTAGTCCTCTTGTGGTGGTTAAGTGTTTCTATTTAGAAAAGCTATTAAGTGTAAGAAATAATCATCTTAGATGAATTGGAATTGATGAAAATAAGAAGACAAAATCAGTGGAGAGAATTTCGATAAGTGTACAAAATTAAAGCTTTCATCTTCGACTGAAAGAAATACTGTATTGCTTCTATTTTTAAAAAATATTGAACGTGTACGACATAATCATAAACCAAATAATTGTTTAAAATTCAACTTTACACATTCCATTACTAATTCTAGTATAAAACTTCATGACAATACAATTATTAGTGGCGTATCGTTTTAAAAGTAAAAGATGACTACAGGAAATACAAGCTTAAATATTCAAATAATTTTGTTTTTCTTGTAAAATTTTGTCATTATGATACTATGGGATACGCTTCATATAAATATTTTCCGATTCAGGTGTTTGTGATTGGGACTTTCACACGTGTTCAGTCCAAAAGAGGTTGGTACTGTATGTTTGGTGACACTGAAGTTCCCATTGAGATTATTCAAGATGGAGTCCTCTGTTGTTATTCTCCTCCTGCTTCCTTATCTGGAAAAGTTACTCTTTGCATTACCTCTGGAAACCGAGAGTCTTGTAGTGAAATCAGGGAGTTTGAATACCGCGATAAGCCAAACAGTTACACGAATAATATCACAACACAGAATAAATCTGTAAATTCTGAACAGTCATTGTTGCTTGTAAGATTCGTGCAAATGCTACTATCTGATCAACTAAGAAAAAAAGAAGAAAGGGTCGGCAATACGAGCGTTGACCTTTTGACCAGTTCAatggcaactgaggactcatggaCTCAAGTCATTGAGGGTCTATTAGATGAAAGTTTGGCATCATTTAATGCAACAGATTGGCTTATGGAAGAACTTATGAAAGACAAGTTGCAACAATGGCTGTCTACTAGATTGCAGGATAAGAGTAATGTTTCAGCCTTGTCCAGAAGAGAACAAGGGATAATACATATGATATCTGGGTTGGGCTTTGGATGGGCCTTACACCCAATTCTTAAGGCTGGAGTTGGTGTTAACTTTCGCGACATTAATGGCTGGACTGCCCTTCATTGGGCTGCTCGATTTGGAAGGTAAGTCATTTTTATATATTTGGCTTGCTAACCTTTACTAGACCTCCTAAAAGCAAGAGCTCCAGATACATTAATGATAACAATCtacttaaattaattactttttatttaCATAATGTTTTTAAAGGATTACACAACGTTTCTCTGCGATCACATCAAACGTGTCAATCtgcattcatttatttatttagtgATTCAAGTAGGCCAGTTTGATTACTGTCCTTGACTTCTTTCTTCTTACCGATTGATCGTCCATTTTAAGAGTTGCTGAAAAGGCATGGATCAGTATAATTTTCTGCAAGTTATTTGTGCGCTATTTGTAGACTTCAAATTACGGGCGTCAATGTGTCTATCTTATATTTGTGTGCTCGTGCACATTCAGAACTTGAATTTGAATGCTCTTTGATGTGTCATGATAGGGAAAAGATGGTAGCCGAACTCTTAGCATCTGGTGCTTCGGCTGGAGCAGTTACAGATCCCAGTCAACAAGACCCAACTGGTCAAACACCAGCATCTATAGCTGCCACATGTGGACACAAGGGACTTGCAGGTTATCTCTCTGAGGTTTCACTAACCAGCCATCCATCTTCTCAGCTACAACAAACGGAACTTTCTAGAACTTCTGCCGATATTGAATCTGAAAGAGCAGCAGTAGATAGTATCTCAAAGCTAAGTCTTGTTTCAAATGAGGATCTTTCTCTTAAGGACACTTTAGCTGCTGTTAGGAATGTAACTCAGGCTGCTGCTCGTATACAATCTGCTTTTAGGGCACATTCTTTTAGGAAAAGGCGGCAAAAAGAATCTGATGCGTATGGTAGTGGAGATGAGTATGGTATACTTTTAAGTGATATTGAAGGACTCTCGGCAGCATCGAAGTTGACTTTTAGAAATGGGAACGATCATAATGCTGCTTTGTCTATTCAGAAGAAATATCGAGGGTGGAAAAGCCGTAAGGACTTCCTTGCCCTTCGCCAGAAAGTAGTGAAGATACAGGTGTCGTGCTTCTCTCTTTATTCATGTTCACATTTGTTAAGATCACTAAACCTTCACGTGAAGGTGGGCAGGTGGCAAATAGCCAATGAATGTGTCCTGGTAGGATGGGAAGCTGGTCAAAACGGGCGGTCTATGAAAATTTGTGTTTCAGTTTTGCTCAGTTTTCAGTTTTCAGTTTCGTGTTTCGGTTATTTGTTTTGGTTTTCAGTTTCGCGTTTCAATTTTGTGATTCATTTTTCGATTTAGTTTATGAAAACTGAAACGCAAAATTGAAACTGAAATCTGAAACTCTAAACTTAATAAATATGAC comes from Rutidosis leptorrhynchoides isolate AG116_Rl617_1_P2 chromosome 4, CSIRO_AGI_Rlap_v1, whole genome shotgun sequence and encodes:
- the LOC139844555 gene encoding calmodulin-binding transcription activator 4-like isoform X1: MMTSGYNIMDLVREAQVRWLKPGEVLCILQNYEENQLTHEPAQKPPSGSMFLFNKRVLRFFRKDGHSWRRKKDGRTVGEAHERLKVGNVEALNCYYAHGELNQNFQRRSYWMLDPGMDHIVLVHYRDITMSGNSPGSIPTLSTGSSTLIQGSSSYASQFTLSAAAFSRFREPYDSTSSPSSIEVSSDVITKSNGTSPFSHTEGTEEISGPPNFEFDQALRRIEEQLSLDEDNLKELGLYSVNGISNESEFSANEQNYSGSGGVQEDLNSYASEQYSECLGGYVHQYQQQSGSEFSITSQQDSVWNDVLEHKVNARSDGSQKNIVYPSDRNGILLPQQRNDTVKEQERYSFGYTDANNNSASVLLPHEVEDFKFPAYTPARNLSESYPDFYSTLFDQGQSGMPLESDSRLTIAEEQKFTIREISPEWGYASEPTKVFVIGTFTRVQSKRGWYCMFGDTEVPIEIIQDGVLCCYSPPASLSGKVTLCITSGNRESCSEIREFEYRDKPNSYTNNITTQNKSVNSEQSLLLVRFVQMLLSDQLRKKEERVGNTSVDLLTSSMATEDSWTQVIEGLLDESLASFNATDWLMEELMKDKLQQWLSTRLQDKSNVSALSRREQGIIHMISGLGFGWALHPILKAGVGVNFRDINGWTALHWAARFGREKMVAELLASGASAGAVTDPSQQDPTGQTPASIAATCGHKGLAGYLSEVSLTSHPSSQLQQTELSRTSADIESERAAVDSISKLSLVSNEDLSLKDTLAAVRNVTQAAARIQSAFRAHSFRKRRQKESDAYGSGDEYGILLSDIEGLSAASKLTFRNGNDHNAALSIQKKYRGWKSRKDFLALRQKVVKIQAHVRGHQVRKSYRVFCWAVGVVEKVVLRWRRKGVGLRGFKQELGAMDENEDDDIVKAFRKEKVDVSIDESVSRVLSMVDSQPARQQYRRMLQKYRQAKAERESLESETASTSQSDTMNAENYTLNQFML
- the LOC139844555 gene encoding calmodulin-binding transcription activator 4-like isoform X3, which encodes MMTSGYNIMDLVREAQVRWLKPGEVLCILQNYEENQLTHEPAQKPPSGSMFLFNKRVLRFFRKDGHSWRRKKDGRTVGEAHERLKVGNVEALNCYYAHGELNQNFQRRSYWMLDPGMDHIVLVHYRDITMSGNSPGSIPTLSTGSSTLIQGSSSYASQFTLSAAAFSRFREPYDSTSSPSSIEVSSDVITKSNGTSPFSHTEGTEEISGPPNFEFDQALRRIEEQLSLDEDNLKELGLYSVNGISNESEFSANEQNYSGSGGVQEDLNSYASEQYSGGYVHQYQQQSGSEFSITSQQDSVWNDVLEHKVNARSDGSQKNIVYPSDRNGILLPQQRNDTVKEQERYSFGYTDANNNSASVLLPHEVEDFKFPAYTPARNLSESYPDFYSTLFDQGQSGMPLESDSRLTIAEEQKFTIREISPEWGYASEPTKVFVIGTFTRVQSKRGWYCMFGDTEVPIEIIQDGVLCCYSPPASLSGKVTLCITSGNRESCSEIREFEYRDKPNSYTNNITTQNKSVNSEQSLLLVRFVQMLLSDQLRKKEERVGNTSVDLLTSSMATEDSWTQVIEGLLDESLASFNATDWLMEELMKDKLQQWLSTRLQDKSNVSALSRREQGIIHMISGLGFGWALHPILKAGVGVNFRDINGWTALHWAARFGREKMVAELLASGASAGAVTDPSQQDPTGQTPASIAATCGHKGLAGYLSEVSLTSHPSSQLQQTELSRTSADIESERAAVDSISKLSLVSNEDLSLKDTLAAVRNVTQAAARIQSAFRAHSFRKRRQKESDAYGSGDEYGILLSDIEGLSAASKLTFRNGNDHNAALSIQKKYRGWKSRKDFLALRQKVVKIQAHVRGHQVRKSYRVFCWAVGVVEKVVLRWRRKGVGLRGFKQELGAMDENEDDDIVKAFRKEKVDVSIDESVSRVLSMVDSQPARQQYRRMLQKYRQAKAERESLESETASTSQSDTMNAENYTLNQFML